CGGTCGTCGTGGCGAGCCGTTCACAAGCGAAAGTAGATGAAGCGAAGCAAGCGTTGGGCGCCCAGGTACAGGGGCACGTCCTGGATTTTCGCAGTGAAGACGATACAAAGGCGTTCTTTGCCAAGGTGGGAACCTTCGACCATCTTGTTGTCACGGCCGGCGGCGCGGTGATGGGCCCCTTCGACACGCTGCCCACGGCTGATGTGCGGGCGGCGTTTGACAGCAAGTTCTGGGGACAATACCTGACCGTGAAGGCGGCACTGCCATACATCCAGAAGACCGGGTCCATCACGCTGACGTCCGGTGTCTATGGCAGCCGCCCGCCGCAAGGCGCTTCGACGCTGGCGGCCATCAATTCCGCTGTCGAGGGACTCGTGCGCGGCTTAGCGGTGGATCTGGCCCCGATTCGGGTGAATGTGGTGTCGCCCGGGCTGGTGGACACCCCCATTTACAGCGGGATGGACGCTGCCAGCCGCCAGGCGATGTTCCAACACGTGGCGGATACACTGCCGGTCAAGCACATCGCGCAGGCGGAGGAGATTGCCGAAGCGTACGTCTATCTGGCGAAGAACACGTTTACGACCGGAACCGTGATTCAAATCGAAGGCGGGGCGCTGCTGTCGTGATTGCAACCCGGCGCGCATCCGAGGCGGCGGCGTGCGCCGTCATTTCAGTATCGTCAGCCGTCCGTACAGCACAGCCCGTTGTAAAAAGAGGAGGAAAACGACCATGAAAATTGCGATCATCGGCACGGGCCATATCGGCGGGACGCTGACCCGCCGTTTGACGAAACTCGGGCACCAGGTGTCCATTGCAAACTCGCGCGGTCCGCAGACCTTGGCCGATCTCGCCGCTGAGACGGGGGCCACACCCGGGGTGCCGCGGGACATTGTGCAGGGAGCGGACATCGTGATTGTCACCATCCCGCAGAAGAACATTCCGAACCTGCCGAAAGACCTGTTTGCGAATGTACCGGAGACGACGGTGGTGATTGACACCGGCAACTACTATCCGAAGCAGCGCGACGGAAAAATCGAGGAGATTGAGGCGGGCATGCCGGAGAGCCGGTGGGTGGAGAAGCAGCTGGGCCGGCCGGTTATCAAGGTGTTCAACAACATTTACGCGAAACATCTGCTGGAAAAGGGCGTCCCCGCGGGTACGCCTGGGCGCATCGCGCTGCCGGTGGCGGGGGATGACCCTGTCGCCAAGCAAAAGGTGATGCAGCTGGTGGATGAATTGGGGTTCGACCCGGTGGACGCCGGCACACTGGACGAGTCCTGGCGTCAACAGCCGGGCACCCCTTGCTATGGTGCAGATTTGGACGCAAAAGGCTTGAAAGAGGCCCTGCAGGCGGCAAGTCCGGTGCGTACAGCCGAGTGGAGGGCATGACGTGGAAATTGGGATCAGCACCTTTGTGGAGACGACCCCCGATGTGGAGACGGGGGTTGTCATCAGCCACGCGCAGCGACTGCGCGAGGTGGTAGAGGAAATTGAACTGGCCGACCAGGTGGGGCTGGATGTGTTTGGGGTCGGCGAGCACCACCGCAAGGACTATGCGTCCTCGTCGCCGGTGGTGGTGTTGGCAGCGGCGGCGTCGCGGACGAAGCGCATTCGGCTGACGAGTGCGGTCACGGTGCTGTCGTCGGCCGACCCGGTGCGGGTGTTTGAGGAGTTTGCGTCGCTCGACGGGATCTCGAACGGCCGCGCCGAAATCATGGCGGGCCGGGGCTCGTTCATCGAGTCGTTTCCGCTGTTTGGGTACGACTTGAACGACTACGACGCGCTGTTCGCAGAGAAGCTCGACTTGCTGCTGAAGCTGCGCGCCTCGGAGAAAGTGACGTGGAGCGGCAAATTCCGCCCGGCGATTCACGACCTCGGCGTATATCCGCGGCCTGTGCAGAACCCGCTGCCGGTGTGGATCGCGAGCGGCGGCACCCCGGATTCGGTGGTCCGGGCGGGGCTGTTGGGACTGCCGCTGGTGCTGGCCATCATTGGCGGGAGCCCGCGCCAGTTTGCGCCGCTGGTCGAGCTGTACAAGAAGGCTGCGCTGCACGCGGGGCACGATGCGGCGAAGCTGCCGGTCGCGTCACATTCGCACGGGTTTGTCGCGGAGGATACGGAACTGGCTGCGGAGAAGTTTTTCCCCTCCACGCAGCAGGCGATGACGGTGCTGGGCAAAGAGCGCGGGTGGGGGCCGTACACGCGCAGGCGGTTTGATGCGGCGCGCAGTTTTGACGGCGCGCTGTACGTCGGGGATCCGGACTGGGTCGCGAAGAAGATTGTTGACCTGCGGAAAAACGTTGGCATCACGCGCTTTTTCCTGCATGTTCCGGTGGGCACGATGCCGCATGACGATGTGATGCGAGCCATCGAGCTGCTCGGGACAGAGGTGGCGCCGCGCGTGCGCGAAGAAGTTGCACAGTGGGAGGCTTCCCAGTAAACATCGTGGACGAAGGAAGCCGGCGGAGCCGGCTGGGGCCCGGGCTGGGGCACCGCATCAGGTCACATGCAGATAGACGGTGATGCTGTGCCCGCCCGCCGTAATGTGCACCGGCCACGTGCCGGGTGTGGTGTTGGACCCCACCAGCCATCGCCAGGTGATTCGTCCCTGGCTGTTGGCAGTCTCAGGCTCAAGCCCATGCGCGTGGCTTGGGCCTGATTTGTAGTCGACTTCAATCTTGCCTGCCGTGCCGGGGCTGGTTTGAATCGTAACGCTGGCATCGTTGTCCGGCGCGACCGTCAGCTGCGAGGCGACCACCTTCAGCGCGGCGGTGTTGGAGGCTGTCGCCTGGCGGGCAGACGAGCCGCCGCTGTGTGCGGTTGACGAAGATGACGAAGCCGAGCCGCTGCCGCCGGTCGTCGAGCTGGACTGGCCGTAGTGATGCGCGGCATCCCACTTGAGGGCCACGCTGACGCTGTACCCGGTTGGCGTCACATAACCCGGAATGCTCCAAATATCGAGGTGGTGCGACTTGGCGTAGGCCTGGGCCGCGTCCAACTGCGGCAGATAGTCGGTGTTTGGCGGTTCTACGTAGGCCACGCGCGCTAAACCCTTGCGCACGACGTCCTCATTGTACATATCGGTCTTTGTCACGAAGACATATGCCAGGAGCCGCCCGTACTTGTCTGTGGTGGCACCCGGTTTGCCTTCTTGGATGTAGATGTGTTTGCCGACGGGCAGGACTTGTCGCGCGTATGCCGCGGCCTCCAGGCTGTAGGGCTCCACCGGCGTGTCGGGTTTGACATCCTCCGGCGTGTCAATCAGCAGCATGCGGACGGTGTAGTCTTTTCCGCCCATCCGCACGTGGATGGTATCGCCGTCTGTCTCCTTCGACACCACGACGGGAATCAGGGTGCCGGTCGGTCGAATGGTGTCATTGGTCGATCCGGCCGTGACAGTGCGGGCCGCTGTCGTGGCATTGGCCGTGGCTGCGTCGCGCTGCGCCGCGTTCTGAGTCGTTCCGGCCGCGGCCGCGGCATGCCCGCTTCCGCTGCCGGCGGCACTTGCGGCAGAACTTGCGGCGGTATGGTTCGAAGCAGCGGCTTGAGCATGCGCCGGGGCCGTCGTTGCCAACGTATCGTTGGAACGAACGGGCACGATGGCGAAGCCGATGAGCATCAGCACGATGGCCAACGCGTACTGCCGCCCCTTCCGCCTGCGCCTGCGGTCGAGCCATGTACCGAGAAGCCCGAAGAACGCGAAGAGAAGGACACAGACCCCCAGAATCCAGCGAATCACGTGCATCGTTTCTCCACCTCTCGTTCTTCATCTTACAAGAATGAGGGCAGGAGATAAATTGGTTGTTGAGGAGAATCAAACCAGGGTGTGCCGGATGGCAGCAAAGAAGGGCAAAAAAACTGCCGATCTGGGCATCCGGCGCCGGCAAAGGCACGGTGACGGCCCAAATCAGCAGTTTTCGTCATCTCATGAGATGCCTGCGCAATCGCTGCGCCGGCTTACTTCTTCGGCTGCACGTAGACGCCTTTTTCGTGCGAGAACTCCCGGAATCCATAGACGCCGTGATACGATCCGATGCCGCTTGTGTTCACGCCGCCGAACGGCAGCTGCAAATCCGAGTAGTGAATGACCACGTTGTTCACGGACACATTCCCCGACGTCGTCTGATTGACCACCCGGTCAATCACGTCCTGGTTCTGGCTGAAGATGTACAGTGCGAGCGGCTTGTCGCGCTCGTTGACGTATGTGATGACGTCGTCCAGGGTTTCATAGTTCATCACCGGCAGAATGGGCGCGAAAATCTCTTCCTGCATAATCTTCATGTCCGGCGTCACATGTCTCAGTACGGTCGGTGCGATGAGCCGCTCGGCCGGGTCAAAAATGCCGCCGAACACGACTTCTGCTCCCTTGTCGAGGGCGTCGTCGTACAGCCCCTTGACGCGGTTGAAGTTCCGTTCGTTCACAATCTGTGTAAACTTCTCGGGGTCAACCGCTGCACCGTCTTTGAGATAGCTGTCGGCGAAGCCTTTTAGGTGGCCGATAAAGGCATCTTCGTCCTCCTTGCGGATGAACACGTAGTCCGGGGCGATGCAGGTCTGGCCGGCGTTCATAAACTTGCCAATCGCAATGCGTTTGGCCGCTTCCGCCATGTCGAAATCGTGATCGATGATGGTCGGACTCTTGCCGCCCAGTTCGAGCGTCACGGAGGACAGGTGCTTGGCTGCTGCGGTCATGACGATGCGCCCGACGTTCGTGCTTCCCGTGAAGAAGATGTGGTCGAACGGCTGTTCCAAGAGTGCCGTTGCAACCTCGACTTCTCCTTCAAACACAGCGACTTCGCGCTCGTCGAACGCCTCCCGCACGATGTTCGCCGCGATGCGGCTCGTCTCCGGTGTGAGGTCAGACAATTTCACCATCGCGCAGTTGCCTGCCGAGACAGCGGCGGCCAGGGGAATCATCGCCAGGCTGAATGGGTAATTCCACGGGCCAAGAATCAGACAGACGCCCTTTGGCTCATACATCACAAAGTTTTCCGACGTCGGGTAGAGGGAGGACCCGACCGGCACCGGCGCCATCCAGTCTTCCAAATGGTCCAGCGTGTGCTGAATGGAGCGGATGGTACCGACCACTTCCGCCGCCTTGATTTCCTTGTGCGGCTTGCGCACATCCTGGCGAACGGCTTCCACGATGTCGTCCTCATGTGCCTGGATGACATCCATCAGCCGCTGCAGTTTTGCCTTGCGTTCGGCGGCTGTGGTGCGGCGCACCGTCCACTGATGCTTCTTTTGCAGTGCAAACACGCGCTCGATGTCCTGTTTTACGTTTGTCGTGATCTCGATACTCATCGGAGCCAGCCTCCCCATCATAAAGAATCGCTGCGGTCTCGACCGGCAGGCGGGCGTTCGTCCACCGAACGGCCGGTCGGAAGTTTCCTGCAAAACATCCACAAAGCGAGCGACTGCCAGCGTCAAGCGGGTGACTGCGGACCTTCCGGCGGGAAGTTAGAATTGATTGACCACGGTGACGCCCACGCCGGAGAAGTTGCTCATATCCTGGAACGCATCTCCAAGTTCCTCCAAGGAGATGGTTTTCGTGACCAATTTGCCGGGCTCAAGGCGCCGTTTGGCGACCATTTGCAGCATGGCCGGAAATTCCGGCACCGGCATCCCGAACGACCCTGCAATCTGAATTTCGTTTTCGACAATCAAGTTCAACGGCAATTCCACCATGCCACCGTTTTCATACGAGGTCATGCCAATCTGGACGTGCCGTCCCTGTTTGCGAAGGCTCTTGACCGCGTTGACCGCTGTCTCCTGAATGCCCAGCGCGTCGATGGAGACATGCGCGCCGCCGCCCGTCAGTTCGCGAATGGCCTGCGAAGGTTTGTGCCTTGTGCTGTTCACCGTTTCCACAGCGCCAACTTGTTTCGCAAAGTCCAGTTTGTCGTCGGAAATGTCAACGGCGATCACGTTTGCGCCCATGGCGGTTGCGATCTGTATCGCAGACAAGCCCACACCGCCTGCGCCGTACACGGCCACCCATTCGCCCGGTCCGACCTTGCCGCGCTGTGTGACACCGTGAAACGCGGTCATGAAGCGGCAGCCCATGGCGCTTGCCTCAACAAACTCCACGCCATCCGGCAGGTGAATGAGATTGCCGTCCGCATGCGGGATGTGTGTGTACTCCGCAAAGCCGCCCTTGTAGGTGAATCCAGGCATCTGGCGGTGTTCGCAGACATTCTGGTGCCCGGCGATGCAGTACGGACAGCTGCCATCGCCTTGGCTGAACGGGACAATGACGCGATCGCCAGGTTTAAAATTGCGGATTTGCGACCCTGTTTCCACCACGGTGCCGCTGATTTCGTGACCCAGTACATGCGGCAGCGGGGGCACAGCTTTTTCTCCCCATTCCCCAACCCAGGCATGCCAGTCACTGCGGCACACGCCGACAGCCTCAACCTTCAGGATGACGCCCTCGGGCGTCAGCTCGGGATCGGCAATTTGCCGAACCACCAGTGGAGCGTGAAAGGCTTCCAGGACAGCGGCTTTCATCGGGTCAACTCCTGTCTTCTGAATCGATAGGGTGAAAAGAACACCTACACGCTTCTAGTATAGTGGTTCCGCCCGCGGCGCGCATCATCCTGACTTTTCCAGCCTGCGCTGTTCTGCATCGCGGAATTCTATTCCAAGAAATCATGAGTCTCACATCCGCACAATAGATTATTTCATGGAAATCGTTTTCAAGCAACATCTCACAGACCGTCACACGGGCACGCGCACCGGGTTCGCAGTCCGCGCGGCGACGGTCGGAATGAAGGGAGGAAGAAGTTGTGGAGGGCCTCTTTCATCAAATTCTGCTGCCTGTCAGTGGTTCGATGCTGGGCTCGTTTCTGGTGGGCATGATTCCGATCGCGGTTGTGCTCGTCCTGCTCGGCATCGTGCGAACGCCGGCGTGGATTGCCGCGATTTCCGGACTCGTTGTTGGTTTCATCATTGCGCTCGCCGTATGGAAAATGCCGGCACACCTCGCGTTGTCCGCGGTCGGAAACGGGGTGGTGTTCGCACTGTGGCCGGTGATGTGGATCGTGTTTGCCGCGATGTGGCTGTATAACCTCAGCCAGCGCACCGGTGCGTTCGACCAGTTTCGACAGTGGATGTACCACTACGCCACCGCAGACCGGCGCATCCAGGTACTCATCATCGCCTTCAGTTTCGGCGCTTTGATGGAAGGGATTGCCGGGTTCGGGACGCCCGTGGCGATTGCCTCCGCCCTGTTGGTGGGGCTCGGCTTCCCGGTGCTGGACGCCGTCGTGTTCGCTTTGATTTTCGATACCGCGCCCGTCGCCTTTGGCGCGCTGGGCGTGCCGGTCGTTACCCTCGGGGCAGTGACGAATCTGCACGTCAACGCATTGTCCGCCATGGTTGGGCGACAGTTGCCGATTTTTGCGCTGATTCTTCCATTTTATGTGCTTGTGGTCATGGGCGGCTGGAAGGCGCTGCGGGGTGCGTGGCCCGCAGCACTGGTCGCTGGACTGTCGTACGCGCTGACGCAGTTCGTGGTGTCCAATTACGTTGGTCCAGCACTGCCAGATGTCCTGGCGGCGCTGGTTTCGCTCATTTGCATCGTGTTGTTTACCCGCGTCTGGCGTCCCAAAGATACGGACCAATACCAGTCGTATGCGCACAGCCGGACGGTGCAGGCGGGGTTGAACGCAGGCGGTGCCGGCGGATGGCGCGGCTGGGTGCCGTGGCTGACCGTGACCGTCGTGGTCATCATCTGGACGTTTGCGAAACTGTCTTCGATTGGTCAGATGGATGTGAATTGGCCGGGGCTGAACAACCTGGTCTACCTTACTCTGTACCATAAATTGTACGCTGCTACATGGTCGTTCCAGCCGCTCGCCACAGGCACCGCAATCCTCGTGTCGGTGATTCTCAGTGCTTTGATGCTGCGCGCCAGCTGGCGCGATTTCTTCGGTGCGGCAGCAGACAGCTGGAAGCAGCTGTACTTTCCGATTTTGACGGTGGTGTGCATCGTAGGGCTCGCCTATCTGTATAACTACTCAGGCATGGCGTATACCCTTGGCATCGCCGTGGCGGCCCTGGGGGCGCTGTTTCCATTCTTCTCCGGGTTTCTCGGCTGGATTGCCTGTTTTCTGTCCGGGTCAGACACCTCTTCGAACGCCTTGTTCGGCAACCTTCAGGTTGTTGCGGCCAATCGGCTGCACCTGAATCCGTATTTGATGGCTGCAACAAACTCCAGCGGGGCGGTCATGAGCAAGATGATTTCGCCCCAGAACGTCAGCACCGGGGTGTCGACGGGGGAATTGCGAGGCAAGGAAGGATTGGTGATTCGGCGGACGTTTCTTCACAGCATCGTTTTGACGGTGCTGCTTGGCATTCTCGTTGTGCTCCAAGCCCACGGATGGAGCGGAATGGTGCCCAAGGGGTAAGACCGGTACGAGCGCAGTTAGAAACTGGGCGGGGTCATGGCCCAAATCGAACGGGACGTGACCTTGCCCGGGTTGGCAAATCGGTGGGGAGTGGACGACGGGAACGAAATGCTGTCCCCCTCAAACAGGTGAATCTCGCGCGTGCTGAGGCGGACGATGAGTTCGCCTTCCAGCACGAAGCCGCATTCCTCGCCGCTGTGTGTCACCATGTCTTCCGGGTCGTGCGCCGTGCCCGGTTCAATCTCGACCAACAAGAACTCAATTTGTCCCTGCAGGTTCGGGCTGAGCAGCTGGTATCGCACGTGGGAGTCCGGAAATTGGATGATTTTACGCTGGTTCTTGCGCACCACCAGCGTTTCATCCGAATCCTGCTTTTGAAAAAAGTCGTGCATTGGGGTGTCGAGGTAGTTGCAAATCTTCCAGAACACAGTGAGGGTCGGAATGACCTTGCCGCGCTCCACCTGGCTGATGAGGCTGGCGCTGACGCCGCATGCCTCTGCAAGTTCCTTGATGGTCAGTCCTTTGAGCTGGCGGATTTCCCGCAGTTTGGAGTAATCAAATTCTGACATCGTGACATCCCCCACCATGACGCAGCGATTCCAAATCGATCGGCAAACTTCAGCCAAAAGTTCATCTCATAGGATACCGAAGAAAATTGCGCCGTGCCAGGGCTGGACAGCGTGGATGCAGACGTCCAGCCCACTCGCACAAGCAGCATCAGCCTTCGCTGGACACGGCTTCAGAAGCTGCGGACTGCTTTTGTTCTTTCAGTCGAAGGTAGGCGAGCCAGTACAACAGTGCCACGACGACAATCACCGCCGTCTTGACGATGTCGCCAACGGCCTGCTGGGAAAGAGCGACGCCTACGCCAATGATGGCGATGATGGGCGGCAGCGGCCAGATGGGCATGCGGAACGGACGGTCGTCGGTCCGGTGCTTGAAGCGGGCGACGATGGCCGAAATCGCGATCAGCAAGTAAATGGTGACAATAATGACGCCCGTGAAGGTGATGAGATTGTTCAGGGACGTGAAGTAGCATAAAATTGCGTTTCCCACACCGAGGAAGACAAAACCCCATTTCGGCACATTGTGGCGGTTCATGCTGGCGAAGAAGCGGTTGATGGGCCCCGGCCAGCTGCCGTTTCGGGCAGAGTCCAGATAGATGCGGGCGTACGCCAGGTTGCCGCTGAGCCCTGTGTCAAACATCGCGATGATGACGCCGATGATGAGAATGGTGGCGCCCGCATGGCCTGCGACGGACTGCGCGACATAGGTCAGCGGAGCGTCGGACTGCATGGCGGTTGCGAAATTGGGAATGGCGAGCGTCGACGCAATGACCGCGAGCACCTCGAAGATGACCGACGTCAACACAGCAATCATCACGGCGCGCGGCAGGACACGCCGGGGCTGATGGGTCTCTTCCGCAAAGTACAGCGGCCAGTCATAGCCGTTGAACGCGAACAGGGCCGGGACGACGGCCGCCATCATGGCCGCAAAGCCAACCCCGGTGACGGCGCCGTGCGCATTCGTCGTGACCGGGTGAAGAATGAATCCAATCGGATGGTGCACACCAGTAAAGGACACGACGATAAAGACGAAAATCACCGCCAATTCGATGACGAGCATCACCATCGCGACCCAGCTTGCGGCGCCGATGCGTTCCAGCGAGAACCAGGTGACGATGGCCATCATCACGACGGAAGCCCAGTTGACTGGAATTTGCGGAACGAGTGAATGCAGGTACGTGGCAGACGACACCAGGATGCTGGCGGTGACCACGATGCCCAGCACCAGAAACAACAGCACGGCGACAAACCCCAGCGGTTTGCCGAGTGCGCGCCGGACAATGGTGTAGGCGCCGCCCGCGCCGGGGTACATGCCCCCGAGTTCGGCGTAGCAAAACGCCATGGAAACCGCGATGCATGCACCGATGATGAATGCCCAAAACACGCCCGTGCCCGCTGATTTCAGTTCGTCGCCGTAGACGAGAAAGACGGAGGTCGTCGGCGAGATGGCGGCAATTGCGATCGCCAGCACCTGCCGCAGTCCCATGACAGGAACAAAGCCACCTTTCGCTTTGGCGTGATCTGCGAACAAAGTCTTCTCCTCCTTTTGTGAGCGGTTTCAATAAACTTAACTTTAAAGATATTTGATACATTATCTTAAAATCTGTGGGCTTGTCAATCGGTGCGGCGGCGGAACGATTGGCGGCTGCAGCGGGGATGAACGGCGCACGGCGTTCAGGATACTGCACTTATCAGTGTTATATTGTGATGGATTTTATGATATTGAATTCTGGCCACGGGCGTCCTATAATGACTCGTACCAGGGAAGGGGGCGTTCGCGTGCATTCATCCGGCGGCATCATCTTTGATTTACACTCGGACATCCCCGCTGATATCGCGCTGCGGCGGGCCCAGGGGGAGCGAGCGGTGTTCCTGCGCCGGCACGCCCGCCGCCTGTTGGCGAGCGGCGTTCGGGCTGCCGTCCTGGCGGTCTGGGTTGAACCTGCGTATCGTCGTCAGGCTGCACAGCGCGCGATACAGATTGTTGGTGCACTGTTGGCCGACCTGGCGGAGTCTGCGGCGTGTGTCCACGTCGTGAAAGACCCGCGGGATTTGCTGCGGCCTTTGCCCGCAGACAAGGTGGCGGTGATGCTCAGCGTCGAGGGCATGTCGTTCGTCGAACAGTGGCCGGTCGCCTGGGAAGCAGGGGATGAATCGTCCGATCCGGCGAAGATTCGACCCGAGGCATCGCCCGTGACCCCCGGGGAAGCGGGCAGGCGCGGCCGGCTGTTGGAGCAATCGGCGCAGACGCGGGCGATTTTGCGGGCGCTTGGCGTCCAGTGCGCCATTCTCACCTGGGGGGAGCAGAACGCCATCGCGAGCGGCCCGGGCCAATTTGACAATCCCGACGGCCACCATGGCCTCACCTGGTTTGGCCGCGAGGTCGTGGCAGCGTGGGAGCAGGCTGGCATCCTCATCGACGTTTCGCACCTCGATGAACCGTCGACGGACGGGGTGCTGGAGGCTGCGAACGGGGTCGTCATCGCGTCGCATTCCAACGCCCGCGCCTTGTGCGACCATCCGCGCAACCTGACTGACCGGCACTTGCGGGCGATTGGCGAACGGCACGGCATTGTCGGGGTGAACGCGTACGCCCGATTCGTCGACGTCGAGCACGCAACCCTGGACCGGTACGTCGACCACATCGTCTACATCGCCGAGCGCATCGGCATCGAGCATGTGGGGCTGGGGTTTGATTTTATGGATTACCTGCCGGACAGCTTTGGCTTTCCGGAACGAACCCAGGGCCTCGCGCGTGTCGAGGACGTGCCGCGTCTGCTGGAACGGTTGTCCGAACGCGGATTCTCCGACCGAGACATCGCGATGATTGCGTTTGACAACGCATGCCGCGTTATGCGTGCCACGTCCCAGGCGCCGGTCACTGCGAAGTCATGAAGGGAAAGGAGCCCATCCTGCACAAACCGCAGGGGGCATAGAGGAGGAAACCGTTATGGTGATTGGAGTCCCAAAAGAAATCAAGCACAACGAACACCGGGTTGCGGTCACGCCCATCGGCGTGAAAAGTCTGATTGCCCACGGGCATGAAGTGCTCGTGGAAGCGGGGGCTGGCGCAGGCTGTGGCTTCACGGATGAGGAATACCAAGCGGCTGGTGCCAAACTGGTATCACACGAAGATGCATGGACACAGGCCAGCCTGGTGGTGAAGGTGAAGGAACCCCAGGCGTCCGAGTACCCGTTTTTCCGGGAAGACCTCACCTTGTTTACATACCTGCACCTGGCTGCCGAACCTACACTGGCCAAGCAGCTGGTTGCGTCCAAAACGACGGCCATCGGCTATGAGACGGTCCAGACGCCAACGGGCGGGCTTCCTTTGCTGGCGCCGATGAGCGAAATCGCTGGCAGGATGGCGCCGCAAATTGCTGCGCAGTTCCTGGAGAACCACTATGGCGGGCGGGGCATTTTGCTCGGCGGTGTGCCCGGTGTGAAGGCGGCCAACGTCGTGATCGTCGGCGGGGGGACCGTGGGCACCAATGCGGCGAAAATCGCAGTCGGTATGGGCGCGCACGTGACGATTTTGGATAAGAGCGCAGAGCGTCTGGCGTATCTGGACGACCTGTTTGGCAACAAGGTGCAGACGCTGGCATCAAAC
Above is a genomic segment from Alicyclobacillus cycloheptanicus containing:
- a CDS encoding SDR family oxidoreductase encodes the protein MSFQNQRVVIVGGTSGIGLAAAKSFVAQGAAVVVASRSQAKVDEAKQALGAQVQGHVLDFRSEDDTKAFFAKVGTFDHLVVTAGGAVMGPFDTLPTADVRAAFDSKFWGQYLTVKAALPYIQKTGSITLTSGVYGSRPPQGASTLAAINSAVEGLVRGLAVDLAPIRVNVVSPGLVDTPIYSGMDAASRQAMFQHVADTLPVKHIAQAEEIAEAYVYLAKNTFTTGTVIQIEGGALLS
- a CDS encoding NADPH-dependent F420 reductase codes for the protein MKIAIIGTGHIGGTLTRRLTKLGHQVSIANSRGPQTLADLAAETGATPGVPRDIVQGADIVIVTIPQKNIPNLPKDLFANVPETTVVIDTGNYYPKQRDGKIEEIEAGMPESRWVEKQLGRPVIKVFNNIYAKHLLEKGVPAGTPGRIALPVAGDDPVAKQKVMQLVDELGFDPVDAGTLDESWRQQPGTPCYGADLDAKGLKEALQAASPVRTAEWRA
- a CDS encoding LLM class flavin-dependent oxidoreductase, whose protein sequence is MEIGISTFVETTPDVETGVVISHAQRLREVVEEIELADQVGLDVFGVGEHHRKDYASSSPVVVLAAAASRTKRIRLTSAVTVLSSADPVRVFEEFASLDGISNGRAEIMAGRGSFIESFPLFGYDLNDYDALFAEKLDLLLKLRASEKVTWSGKFRPAIHDLGVYPRPVQNPLPVWIASGGTPDSVVRAGLLGLPLVLAIIGGSPRQFAPLVELYKKAALHAGHDAAKLPVASHSHGFVAEDTELAAEKFFPSTQQAMTVLGKERGWGPYTRRRFDAARSFDGALYVGDPDWVAKKIVDLRKNVGITRFFLHVPVGTMPHDDVMRAIELLGTEVAPRVREEVAQWEASQ
- a CDS encoding thermonuclease family protein; translation: MHVIRWILGVCVLLFAFFGLLGTWLDRRRRRKGRQYALAIVLMLIGFAIVPVRSNDTLATTAPAHAQAAASNHTAASSAASAAGSGSGHAAAAAGTTQNAAQRDAATANATTAARTVTAGSTNDTIRPTGTLIPVVVSKETDGDTIHVRMGGKDYTVRMLLIDTPEDVKPDTPVEPYSLEAAAYARQVLPVGKHIYIQEGKPGATTDKYGRLLAYVFVTKTDMYNEDVVRKGLARVAYVEPPNTDYLPQLDAAQAYAKSHHLDIWSIPGYVTPTGYSVSVALKWDAAHHYGQSSSTTGGSGSASSSSSTAHSGGSSARQATASNTAALKVVASQLTVAPDNDASVTIQTSPGTAGKIEVDYKSGPSHAHGLEPETANSQGRITWRWLVGSNTTPGTWPVHITAGGHSITVYLHVT
- a CDS encoding aldehyde dehydrogenase family protein; this encodes MTTNVKQDIERVFALQKKHQWTVRRTTAAERKAKLQRLMDVIQAHEDDIVEAVRQDVRKPHKEIKAAEVVGTIRSIQHTLDHLEDWMAPVPVGSSLYPTSENFVMYEPKGVCLILGPWNYPFSLAMIPLAAAVSAGNCAMVKLSDLTPETSRIAANIVREAFDEREVAVFEGEVEVATALLEQPFDHIFFTGSTNVGRIVMTAAAKHLSSVTLELGGKSPTIIDHDFDMAEAAKRIAIGKFMNAGQTCIAPDYVFIRKEDEDAFIGHLKGFADSYLKDGAAVDPEKFTQIVNERNFNRVKGLYDDALDKGAEVVFGGIFDPAERLIAPTVLRHVTPDMKIMQEEIFAPILPVMNYETLDDVITYVNERDKPLALYIFSQNQDVIDRVVNQTTSGNVSVNNVVIHYSDLQLPFGGVNTSGIGSYHGVYGFREFSHEKGVYVQPKK
- a CDS encoding zinc-dependent alcohol dehydrogenase family protein, whose protein sequence is MKAAVLEAFHAPLVVRQIADPELTPEGVILKVEAVGVCRSDWHAWVGEWGEKAVPPLPHVLGHEISGTVVETGSQIRNFKPGDRVIVPFSQGDGSCPYCIAGHQNVCEHRQMPGFTYKGGFAEYTHIPHADGNLIHLPDGVEFVEASAMGCRFMTAFHGVTQRGKVGPGEWVAVYGAGGVGLSAIQIATAMGANVIAVDISDDKLDFAKQVGAVETVNSTRHKPSQAIRELTGGGAHVSIDALGIQETAVNAVKSLRKQGRHVQIGMTSYENGGMVELPLNLIVENEIQIAGSFGMPVPEFPAMLQMVAKRRLEPGKLVTKTISLEELGDAFQDMSNFSGVGVTVVNQF
- a CDS encoding L-lactate permease, with translation MEGLFHQILLPVSGSMLGSFLVGMIPIAVVLVLLGIVRTPAWIAAISGLVVGFIIALAVWKMPAHLALSAVGNGVVFALWPVMWIVFAAMWLYNLSQRTGAFDQFRQWMYHYATADRRIQVLIIAFSFGALMEGIAGFGTPVAIASALLVGLGFPVLDAVVFALIFDTAPVAFGALGVPVVTLGAVTNLHVNALSAMVGRQLPIFALILPFYVLVVMGGWKALRGAWPAALVAGLSYALTQFVVSNYVGPALPDVLAALVSLICIVLFTRVWRPKDTDQYQSYAHSRTVQAGLNAGGAGGWRGWVPWLTVTVVVIIWTFAKLSSIGQMDVNWPGLNNLVYLTLYHKLYAATWSFQPLATGTAILVSVILSALMLRASWRDFFGAAADSWKQLYFPILTVVCIVGLAYLYNYSGMAYTLGIAVAALGALFPFFSGFLGWIACFLSGSDTSSNALFGNLQVVAANRLHLNPYLMAATNSSGAVMSKMISPQNVSTGVSTGELRGKEGLVIRRTFLHSIVLTVLLGILVVLQAHGWSGMVPKG
- a CDS encoding helix-turn-helix domain-containing protein, whose translation is MSEFDYSKLREIRQLKGLTIKELAEACGVSASLISQVERGKVIPTLTVFWKICNYLDTPMHDFFQKQDSDETLVVRKNQRKIIQFPDSHVRYQLLSPNLQGQIEFLLVEIEPGTAHDPEDMVTHSGEECGFVLEGELIVRLSTREIHLFEGDSISFPSSTPHRFANPGKVTSRSIWAMTPPSF